From the genome of Nitrospirota bacterium:
TTTCGGTAATCTACCTCCAAACAGGATAAAGATGTCAACAGGAAGGGGATTAACATTAAATCCAATGCAGGAAGGGATTATAAACACCTTTCCTTATACATATATAGAGGCAGACGGTGTGCCGTTAATATATGGGCATAACTACAGGAATATAATGAGATATGAGTTGATTAAAATGGAGATGTAAGAAAATGAAAAAGGTAACCATACTAATTCTGTTAAACATTGTATTTATATCTCATGCATACGCAGGAGAAGGTGTGAAGGTTGGCGCACCACCACCTACATTCGTAATGCTGGATGAGAATAATAAGAATATTGATATAGCCACCCTTATAGACAGACCGACAATTATGTATTTTACACACAATGCTTGTTTCTACTGCACACAGATAATAGTCTATTTAAAAAGGGCACAGGCGCAATTCGGGGAAAAGGGTCTCCGCATTATCGGCATTAATGTTATGGCTAAAGACCAGAAGCTTATAAGGGCTTACAAAGAGGCACTTGGCTTTACCTTTCCCATGTTTGCCGGCAACAGGGAGGATGTGCTCAGGGCATATAAGATAAATTATGTCCCTGTGCTTGTGTTTGTAGATGTAAAAAAAATCACAAGAAAGGTGGTGGGACACTATGTACA
Proteins encoded in this window:
- a CDS encoding TlpA disulfide reductase family protein; this encodes MKKVTILILLNIVFISHAYAGEGVKVGAPPPTFVMLDENNKNIDIATLIDRPTIMYFTHNACFYCTQIIVYLKRAQAQFGEKGLRIIGINVMAKDQKLIRAYKEALGFTFPMFAGNREDVLRAYKINYVPVLVFVDVKKITRKVVGHYVHEDELHRNIREIMGKPR